The region ACCAGAGATTTTTAAGGGATGAAGCAAAGGTGACTGTAAATGGAATCCTGCTTGTCTGTCCATTTTCCCTGGAAACTGCTGGTCCTAAGTCACCAAGCTGTGATTTTCAGTGACATGGCAGCTCCAACACTGGGGTGTTGTTTGTGTTGAGAACCCAAAATGCAATGCTTCATTTCAAAGCAGTAACAGACTCTTTCATTCATAAGCCTTTAATCGATGAATGGTTTATGTTTGATGAAGTATCTCTTGATCGGAGGCATTGGCCTCCTGCTTTGGCCGCCCCTCGTCCCTCTGGGACGGAACAGGGGTGTAAAGGGCACAGTCTGCTTCCCCAGGAAGACAGGGATTAGGGACGGAGGCTGGAGTTCTTTTTACCTCCATGAGCGGTTTCCAAAGTGGCTTCCTTGAGATGGACCTCGAGGCTGAGTTTCTCCAGATGAACTGAGTGTTTCCTTTAAAAGTCATCTGAAGACTGCTCTTAGAGCCGGGTGACGTGCATGCAGTTTGACAGCTGGAAGAGTAGGCGTGGCTCCCTCGTGCATCCAGAAATGAGAACGGGGACCACGAAACTTGAGTCATTCTGAAACCCCTTGTCTTGGACGGCTGGGCTGTCTGATCCGGAGCTCTTCCTTGTTTGTTAAAAGTTCCCCTCTGAGAGCCCGTGCACCCCACATGGCACCAGCGTGGCGGCAGTGGCCTCCGCTGACCCAGCGTTTGCTCACGCGATGGCCGCTTTGCCGCACGGAACTGGCAGAGGCTTCTGTCCGCGTGCTTCTCTGATGGCGCTCTCTCTCTCTAGGATCGGGGTTGGCTGGGAAAGAGAACATGTGTTTACACTGTAATTTGTGTTGTATGGTCAACCACATCATGGGGTCCCTTCAATTTTCTCAATGGTCTTTTAGGAAGAGCCAATGAAGTGGAGGTGAAAAATGAAATGGTGGAGCATGAGGGGAAAAGAGAAATCTTGCAGAACTCTGAGCAAAGACAGCACAAAGAGGACCCGGGAGAGAACTGTGTGGACACAGAGGTGTTACATCCTGGTGACAATGCCGAGGACCAGAAAACCTCTGAAGACAGTGCCCCCGCCCCAGGAACTTTAGTCAGATCCGAGAATGAGGAACAGGTTCAAAGCCAAATTCTAGAaaattctgtttccttccctGCAGACACCCAGCAGGTTGAGTCAAGTGAGGTCATAAACAGTGAACTAGTTGGTGAAATCCCAGATCCTGGGATTGGGCGGGGCAGTGGTAATGCTTTGGATATCGAAAATCAAAGGGAAGAATGTgctgaagaacaggaaaaaggaaaacaggaagattTGAAGACCAACTTGGGAGAGATGAGCACAAAACCATGTCAGGAGTCTGCTCCTCCGCAGATCTCTGAGGCTGAACGGGAGAGCAGTGCAGACCCTAGCAAGCAGAGTGGGAGCCCCACAAAGGCTGAGCCAGAGGCAGGGCTCACGGGGCTGGGGGAGCAGGGGGGCAGCACAGCCTCAGGTCCTCTAAGTGGTAGTGAGGACCCAGGGAGTCACCATGAAACATGCCTGGTAGATGCCCTGGAGGGGCCAGACCCCAGCGCAGGGCAGGATGTAGAGGAGGAACTCGCTAGCCAGGAGGTAGCTGAGCCCAGGGAGGCCCCAGCTCAGAGCACAGAGGCAGGTGGGGAGAACGAGGGGGAGGAGGATGAAGGAAGGAACTCAAGGGAGGTGAAGCCAACTGAGCTAGGGGGCCAAACCAGCCCTCGTTCTCCCGAAGCCGAAAGCAGTCCTCAGGAGGTGACGGACCCAAGGGTGGAAGATGCTGAAAGTGAACCCCTGGATGCGAAAGACCCCAATGAGGAGAATGACCAACAGGGAGAGGCATTGGATTTGTCGCAAAAGAAGACgaagagcaagaaaaagaaaaacaagaagaaaaaatcaCTGGCACCCGCAGAGATCAAAGATGTTCAGAGAGAGTTAACATTTCAGAACCCAgatttaagtgaagtgaaagaagaGCAGGGAAAAGTCACTAATGAAAAACCGGTTGTAGATGCCCAAAACGAGGTTAGTAAAACCCCAAAACAGAACAGTGTAGCAGAGGGCAGTGAAAATAGTGATGGTCCAGAAAATCCTGAAATTGAATTGGATGGAAAACTTAACCAAGACGATGCTGCTGTAAACACTAAGGCTGATGGAGACACATTGGATTTTGAAGATAATTTGATTCAGTCGTCAGGCACCAGTAATAAAGAATTAGACGAAGGTGCTGTAAAAGATGAGGCTGAGGAAGATGGCAGGGCTCCCAGTGGTCCTCCAGGTCCAGAAAATATAGAGGTGCCCAGCTGTGCCCTGCTCGAAGATGGAAGTCCTGCAAAGGACACTAACCATGCCTCCCAAACAGAAGGCACAGAAGGGCATGTGATGTCAGAAAGTCTAGATCAGACAGGCAGAGAGTTTTCAGACAGTGCGCATCTAGAAAACGATGGCCTGGCAGCAACAGATGAGGCGGGGGACTTTAattcagaaagcaaggaagagaaGACAGGTGGGACCGGGAAGGGCAGAAGCAAAGAGGACTGCACCATGTCGTAggttggggcagggtcctggggaGCGCCCAGGGCTGCACAGCAAGTCCGCTGGGAGAGACTCAGAGAATGTTCTAGATCAGTACAGATGCCCCGAAGGACAGTCGACCACCAGGTTATGTACTCCTTCAAGCTACATAGACTGTTACCTGTAGATTTCTGTTTCATCATTAAAGTTATCACCCTGATGGGAAGGACTCTTCTGTTATCAGAGTAAGTTCTCATGGGGAGCATTCCAAAAGTATCAGGCAGCGATGTATACTGTTTTGTTTCTGCTTAAAATCAAAATCCAAACATTTAGCTTTTGCCTTAAGCTGATTTGAATGTGCATATTCTTGACCAAATGTATCAGCATCTAACTGAAAGGACCAAATAGTATCCTGAGATTTCCACATTATAATTTAAGTGGTCTCATTTAAACATATGTGCGTTCATGTTTGATTTtcatatgtataatataacctgtatggtattttatttaaaaagacataaacagCAAAGCAGTGTATAGGTCACTGAGTCATGAGATTTGCACCTTAGGACAATAATTTATCACATGAGGGATAGCAAATAGCTTACTTGCCTTTACCTCGTAAAAGTATCTTATCTCAGACCAATACTTTTCCATCTCATTCTTGAGGATACCTGAATTTATTTTGTAGGAGATTTTGACTTTGTGCCAATTATGTACCAAAGTTATTTTATGCAAAGACTTTTTTTGTTCTGAAAGAGATATATGTTGTAATTGCATTTCCTACTGCAGGATTTGGGCAGGGAGAatcatttctgaaatttatttttttaaccttaaaattaGTTCTCTTTGTATTTGTCTAATCATTATTCAGTAGAGCAACACAAAAGGACCCTTGTGCAAACTGCTGAGTAGAGTCTAACAGGATATTTTTAATAGTTGAATCACTTTTGGTTATTTtggtataaatattttcatttgttggTTTTCAGTATATTCTTAGTGAAAATTTGTTGTTTCGATCCtcctaaacaaaatatatattttctatatgaagaaacattttaaaataattgtaaagttaaataaaaatcattGTAAAATATTACCAGGGGATGTACAGTATGAATGCTGTTGACACTTTATGAGATCACATGACTTCATATTATTGTTACAAGGTGTAATTGAGTGCAAAAAAGACCCAAAGCCTCAACAAAACTTGAGGCAAACGGAAGTGTTACTATGTCGTTGAAATAAAGACGTTTTATAATTTTACACACCTGTGATTTCACTCTCGTGCGACTTGAATTCTGGTTGTGGCTGCATAATGCTGTCTTTAATCTACTTTTGTCTGCTTCTGGGCTGCTGATCCCCAGTCGGGGTTCCAGAGAGAGCTCCTGCTTCATGGCCTTTGCCGACGGTGAACAGCTCCGCTCCCGGCACCCACCCTGGGGCCAGTGTGGGGCCGCCCTTGAGCGAGGCCTTTTCCTCAGGGACTCTCCTGTGACCTGTGGCTCTGACGAAGGGCTCAGTTGAGAAGCGGCTCCATCCCGTGCTTTCGCATGCTTCCAGGTGCCGACATTTGGACTGTTTCAAAGAGGATGATGGGAACTTCAAATAAACACTGTTTCTGCATCCCGTCCTAAAGCAGGGGACAATGGGACTGACCAGTTCTATCCACTTACGCCACGTGCATAGGAAACCAGGAGGCCTGCTAGACCATCAGGTCCAAGGGCCTCCACAGACTTGCAAGTCGGTGTCTCTAACTTTAGCAAAGCTCTGCTCGGACTGGAATACACTCTGAAGCAGCCCTCCTTCCTACCTTTCAAGGCCTCTGGGGAAGTGATTCAAGAGCCGAACTCCATGATGAGCTCATAAAAACCTTTTAAagtctttcctctgtttctcatGTTATTCAACAGCACATTTAAGGGCCTTGCAATACACTTCCCATCCCTCAGCAGTCTCAGCTGTTCACTCCTGCATTTAATCAATGAACATGTAGGTCACCTCCTATATAGAAGGCGCTGGGAGCAAGCACATAGGACCAGCCTCTAGGGGGAGCAGGAGCTGAGAATTGCAAAGGGGAGCAAAAGAGAAGACAAGGATTCTAAAGGGTCAAACGATTCTTGATCATCTAAGAGCCTTCATTATGAACATCAGTGACTCTGCTCCGAGGACGAGATGATATTACTTCACCCAGTAATTAATGTGCAGGTGAAGGCCCCTGAATTACCAAGAAATGGTTGCCTCTGGTGTATTTGGTGTTGGAAGGTGTGGGAGTCAtgaattggccaaaaagttcacttgaGTTTTTCtataccatcttatggaaaaacccgaatgaactttttgcccAACCTAATATATAAGGCAGTTTGGGAAAGATCGCAATGTCAAATGAATCAGActcaaaaaagaatcaaaaggttACCTGCCAAACACATCCCCAGAGTAACCTGGACTGCTGAGGTTTCACTATAATAAGGACAGAGAAAAACATGGATCACTGATTCTTTAAATCAAAAAGCGGGGATATTTTTCAGCCTCAAACCAGAACATAGTGGCTATGTGTAAAATGTTAATCTTCCTTTCAAAGTATAAATAAGTATAattatgagtttattttaaaagatagagaAAGGTACTGAGAATTTTGAATTATAGGCTATTTTATCACATACACAGGTTGGGAAGcagtaaaatttttgaaaagaatgttTAAGAATTACTTTCTGTAACATTGAGTATTTCTAGTTAAAGGAAAACCTAATGACCTGAGCATTTAAATTTCCACTGTCACTGTGAGCCTGGAATGCTGCTTCTGGGAGTTTAGACAGTTTAGGGTTCCTGTTTTCTGTTAATAGATCCCTTTCCTAGGCGTCCCCTTTGTGCAACATGCCAGCATGACCATCGAAACGAGGACACAGCAGTAAGACTCATTCCAAGTGTTGGAtccaaaaggaaaggaaggggtgTTTGTGAGTGTGCTACATTCGGAATATGTACTTATTCCGTGTGATGGTCTTACATAGGGAAAACTATCAGGAGAAAAACCCCTTTCACCCTTTCTGCCCCTCTTACTTCAAAGACGTGCGTATTTTTCAAGACATGAAAGGCTTCAGCTgttcaactgaactgaaacagcgGCTGGTGCGAGGAATCTGTACAGACCTCTTTGGCCCCATaagcaggagaaaaaaagaatcgcCTTCAGCAGCCTGTCCTGTCCCAGTTCTCCCTGTTTTAGGAAGGAGGGGTGATCCTAGCGTGGGAGGCTAGGCCTGGGCAAGATGGAAACTGACCACATGGATTAAGATCAAACTAAGTCAGTGcaagaaggaagcagagaggacCACACACAGTGGACTTCTCGAGACCTGTCTTATGATCATTATCTTCGCAAATATGGGGGGAGATCACTTTTCTCTGCAGGGGGGCGAGGAGGCTTAAGGATGGGAGAAATTAACCTAAGGATGAAAATTATTCTTCTGAGTGTGTATCATTATAAGTAAGCTATTTACCTTTTCTGTGCCTCACTGTACTGTCTGAAATTGGGGTTAGAACCTGCCTTTTAGAGTGGCGATGAGGATTAGATCCAAGTAAAGCAGTAAAGAGAGGCGTGGTTGTTGCTGGTGGTCGACCGTGCTGCAGCCGGGACAGACGGAGTCACAGCACTCGGGgcccccagggcagggctgggggcctggtgcTTGCTTGCTGCCGCCCGGACTGCATGCATGGTCTGCCACTTTGTTCCCTGTTTCACAGGCCTCTAAAGTTCACACCAGAGAGTGTGTTGGGATTTAATATATCGGGTGAGTGGGCCAAAAATCTCGTTTGCATTTTTCCATTCAATCTTATGGAAAACCCCaagcgaactttttggccaacccaatataaaaaccagatttttttaaaaggtaaactgTTGACACTGTTactaaaataactttaatttccaATTGCTTTTAACTTCCTAATATAAAGGAAAACTCAGTCTGAGACTTTGTGACTTAGTTTTCTTAAATGCTCATCCTTTGGGTGTCACAGACCAGTGATGAGTAGGATTGTTTAGTGAGCATAGGTTTGCGACACTCTTGCTGAGTATCACAGTGATTACCAGTCAGGCCTCACTATTCACTTGACAAGTTAGACTTGTTGATTTTTAAAGCTGTAAAAAAGtggtactcatttttttttttttattgaagtgtagttgagttacaatactatgttagttccacatgtataacatatatgaaaacatagttcagtatttttataggttACACTTTATTTCCTGACCTATACAGTATATCCTTTAGCCTTTTTATACCTGGTATTTCGTACCTGTTCATCTTCTCCATCTtgctcctttcccttccctttccccagtGATAAccacctgtgagtctgtttccctcttgttaaattcatttgttttattcttcagATCCCATGTATGTGATAACACAcagtttgtctttctttgactacagtgctcattttctttatatcaggcaattttgcttctttctcttctccagtttcCTTAAACTATCTAGTTTTAATCTTCTCCAATTCTGCTTTAAAATTTCtcacatttctctttatttttcatgtttccacTGTAAGACTAAAGGTCACATTACCCTTGTTTTTTTTATTGCTAGCaatattattacatttttaacagtttttactTGCTATTTGAAAACttctaatagaaaaaataataataaaattgtaaatGGACCCATGAACCTCAAATCCCTTTCTGTTATATTCAGTGTTTCTTACGCCTGTGTTATTGTATATAGGAGTATATACAGGATGAAGTGAAAAGTGATATTGCATACGAGAgccaggtttttaatttttttaaatttttgtttcagtGTTGGGTGCATTTATGGAAAGGACAAAAGATCTGTCAGAAGCAATTTGTATGTCAATTAAAACAGAACTCAGAAGGATGATAAATGTATCTTACACGCAacattttctgctttcatttatttggttGTTATGCCTTTCAAAATAGCAACTTAGGATGTTGGGAAGAGAATTGAGAAAGCATATAATTTGGATTAGAATGAGGATAGAtgacttttcaaaaatgaaaacaaaggtgTGTTTTTATGAATTATTTCCGTTTCACACATCTAATCCAATCTGGGCAGTGTGAGTGCACTGCCCCTCGGGAAGAGGAGCCTCAGGCCAGGAGGCGGTCTGACTCAGACAGCCGGGTTTAGGCAAACAGTGAGCGCAGTGGTCGGGGGGCCTCAGGAAAGCTGTTGGGCTGGGGTCCTCATCGGTAGAGGGGCAGTGAGGCGGCAGTGCCTCCCCTGGGGCTTCGTGGGCGGCGGTGCGAGTCGCCGGGGCGCACCACGTCACACACTGGCATCCATCATCAGCTCGTCCTGATTTTGCCTGGAAAAACTGGTGTAGGGTGCTGCCCCTGAAACCCGCCCCAGTCTTCGTTGCCCCCTCTGTACTCTGGAGACTGTATTCCTCGATGCCCCTTCACAGAGACATTGGGGAGATTTCTGGgtgcttcagttcagctcagttgctcagtcgtgtccgacttcgcgaccccacggattgcagcacgccaggtttccctgtcctccaccgtctcctggagcttgctccaactctgGGTGCTTACGTACATGCAGACTTCTGTGTCTGGGGGGAGGAATGGCGGAAACCTGAGCTGTGACTTCGTCCACCCGCAAAAGAAGAGCAGCGCCTTACAAGTGGGTTAGCCGGTGTGTTATCAGCACACTTAGGGGCCATAAACAACTCTGATGTGGGTGCGTCTTTGAGAGAAATGAAGAAGATACACACGTCTGGGGTAGAAACTCGGAAAGTCAAGGCTGATGAAAATACTGGTTATATCTGGTCATGATTCTCGGTGTGTTTGTAATACCTTGCTAATGATGTTAAACCGTGAAGCCTGTGAGATCTTGTGTTGCAGTGTGGTTTGGCCTTAGAGCTCTTGCATGCTAACCCAAAGTAGAAGATTAGCCTGCTTGCATGCAGCCGGATACTGCCCTACGAGACAAGCATGTGTGGGAGGTTGACGCGGCTCAGCCCTCCCTTGGCTGAATTCCTCCCCATCCTGTCTGTGGCCTCATTCACTGTGGTACGTGCGTAATACCCTCATCATCAGTTTCACTAACCCCAGTGCTCATTCTGCGGTTTAGCCACCTGCTGAAAGGGGCATTCACTGAGTCTCCTAAACCTGttatctttctgatttctttagaTATTAGGTTGAAAAAGCTTGTTGACGAACGGGAATGCTTATTGGAACAggtaacaatctttttttttaattactttttgagTTCTGGAATGGGGCACCTAAAACCGGGATCCTTCCCACTCTAGCTTCTTGCTTCATCAGGAAACCCCTGATACATCATGCCTGAAAATAATTATCAAGCCAGCCAGTATTCTTAATGTTTTTATCCAAGTAAGACATCAGAAGTCATACTAGACTTATGGGACATGTGTCCCAAAGATTCAAGGCCATGTTCTGAATTTGGCACACTTTACATGAATTCCTGATTAAATAAGAGATTTGGGTAGAAGACCTTGAATAAACATTGAGAGGCAAGGGTGTTTCTGAAACATTCCAACACCCTTCCTCTTCTACCTGCTCATAAAGGTCAgttctgaggcttccctggtggtccagtggttaagaatccaccttccaatgcagggggtgcactATCAATCCCGGGTTGGGGAATTAAGGTCCCATATTCAAAAATCTTTTCAGGTCAGTTTTGTAATCTCTCAGTGATCAGCACCCCTCTCCGGCAGGTATTTCCTGCTTATAGCTGATCCAAGTTATTTTCACTGCTGTTTACCTACCTTGATCTCTTCTGCCTCAAGAAATCCTACACAGTAGTATGCCTTGGTCTTTTTCATAGTGggatagtgaaagtcactcagtcatgtccaactctttgtggccccatggactatacagtccatgagattctccaggccagaatactggagtgggtagcctttcccttctccaggggaatctttccaacccagggatcaaaaccaggtctcccacattccaggcagattctttgacagctgagctaccagggaagccctttttcatATGCAAGGTAGTATTATTAAGAAATTATTCCACAATCACTTTCTAAGGAAAATCGACTCTTCTCATTTTTCCCTCGTAAGCCTAATCAACGGTATCTGCCTCACTTTTTTCAAGTTTTGAAGATTTCTCTCAAAATTGGGTAAACCACTAAATGTGGTGAGAGGACTCTCTTGAAGTGTCTGTGATCTTCTGTAAACCTGTGTCCGTGGTAATTCTGTACTTGCTTTCAAAGCAGTGTGCACCGATGGTCTGTATCAATGTTCTGTTCTGCCCCTGTCAGTGGCGGTGGGGAGGACTTCCAAAAAGTCCACAGAGATTGGAGGCTAACAGGACCAGGGCTGGGAGACTCCCCATTGCACAACAGAAAAttccacacacaacacacacacacatggctgtTAATTGCAATCCCAACTACTCTAGGTGTCTCTCAGAGGGAAGAAAGCCATGTAGAGGTCAACCCCTTGAAGGTTGCAGGCAAACCTGCAACCTGATGGGGTTCTGTTGGGGACAGTGCTTCTGTGCCTGGAAGGTTCCTGGTGGCATAGCTGTCTTTTTAGTGAATAAAGCAAACAGAATTGTATACAGATTTACGAACTTGTAGAttaatacttgggcttccctggtggctcagctgataaagaatctgcctgccaaagcaggagatgcaggttcgatccctggattgggaagatcccctggagtaggaaatggcaatctgctccagtattcttgcctgggaagtcccatggacagaggagcctggtgggctatagtccaaaatgtcgaaaagagtcggacatgactgagtgcacatgcATACATAGATAAACACTAAAACCATTTTATGGAAAAATCTTCTGAACTCAAGAGGTATTTCAACCTTAGAGATAATTTTTCACCCAGAGTTACAAAATAATGCATGCCTGATACTGTGAATATAGTCTCATTTTCATCCATTATACTATTACTCTCAAAGAAGAGTGCTCACTGGTGGAAggtttttcatttatgtattatttgggtTTGTTTCTTGACAAACAAATCAAAAGAGAGACACTCCCCATCTTCCCAGTGGGTTGTAACATTTTACTGTATTTCTCTCCTTCTTTATGTAACCCTTCACCTTAGAGAATCACGAAATGATGGCAGGACAACATCAGATTGTACTTGTGGGGCATGGGGTTTGACTTGACATGCTCCTTCCTTTCTGATAGGCTCTAGTCTcatttaaaatagagaaattaataTACTTTATTGGTGGATATTTTCAGATTAAGAAACTCAAGGGGCAGCTGGAAGAGAGACAGAAGAATATCAGATTAGACACTCTGCACCCGGAAGATGGTGTCTTACAAAATGGGACGGACGTGCACGTGATGGATCTACAGAGTAAATGTCAATCCTCATGTAGAAGGAATCCCTTAGCTGTGTGCGGTTTTTATTGTACTGGTGCAGGCGGAGAAAACTATCATGGCAAGGAGTGGCCAGTGTTCCCCCATGTCCTCCCAGAAGCCCTTGAGTacagaagcagaaagctgtttcttTGTGGGCTAGGACAAGGAAGAGCAGTGGGCAGGACAAGCATGTTTCTGTCTGAGCCTAGGAAACAGAACAGGTGCCCCAGAATGAGCACCAGGGTACCACCAGATGACTTGCTGCTAGAAACCACATTTGCTCTGCTGGATACAGTCTTCGGATCTGCTGACTGTATGGGGGAAGTCAGAAGGTATTTTTCCATGCCAGTAaactgagtaggaaatggcaatctgctccagtattcttgcctgggaaaccccatggacagaggagcctggcgggctaaagtccaaagtgttgcaaagagtcagacgtgactaagcacgcatgctTAGTTTAGATAAACACTAAAACTATTTATGGAAAAATCTCCTGAACTCAAGAGGAATTTCAACcttaaagataatttttcacCCAGAGTTACAAAATAATGCATGCCTGATACTGTGAATATAtcagtgaagagctgactctttggaaaagaccgaggtgctgggaaagattgaggccaggaggaaaaggggatgacagagggtgaggtggttagatagcatcactgactcaatagacatgagcctgagcaaactccaggagatactgaaggacagggaagaatggagggctgcagtccacgaggttgcaaagtcggacgtgacttagcggctgaacaacagcaacaacaaaactagAAAGAGGCTTAAAGGGATAAAAGCATGCCCCgtctctctgcctcctcccccttcccccaccatttctttgtcttctttgctCTAAGGTGCGCTCCCTGCGAGGTGAGAGCGCCTCCTCAGTTGTGGGGCCACAACAGGCAAGATTACAAGGTTAAGGGCTTGGTTCCCAGTAACtattgttttaacattttaaaagcccCAAGAGCTTAacaaattttccttctctttcaaccTTTAGGGGATGCCAACAGACAGATCAGCGACCTCAAATTTAAACTTGCAAAATCTGAGCAAGAGATAACTGCATTAGAACAAAATGTACGTGCACACTTTTAAGCAATCACGGGCAGCCCAGCCGATGATTAACTGAAATTTTATATGCTAGAAAGAACTCACCCTTCAAAGGCTGAGgacagaaagaggcagagaattTTAGAGCCAAAAAAACATCCAAAGGAGGATAAACAAGGCAGCAAGACTCTCCAAGCATTTCCCACAAGGAGAGAACATAGAGAGGGAAAGGTCATTGCTAGGATCTGGGCTGTTATAGGGCCGTCCCTATGGCTCCAACTGTAAAAAGTcagcctgcagtgtggagaccccggtttgatccctgggtcgggaagaacccctggagaaggaaatggcaacccactccagtattcttgcctggaaaatcccatggatggaggagcctggcgggctacagcccatggggtcacaaagtgggaCACTTATAATCAATGTCAAtcctttatagggcttccctggtaactcagaagtaaagaatccacctgccaatgcaggagatgtgggtttgatcccagggtcacggcaatcccctggagaaggaactggcaacccactcctgtattcttgcctgagaaatcccaaggtcagagaagcctggtgggct is a window of Muntiacus reevesi chromosome 1, mMunRee1.1, whole genome shotgun sequence DNA encoding:
- the LRRFIP1 gene encoding leucine-rich repeat flightless-interacting protein 1 isoform X29 is translated as MDMGTQGSGRKRLPNRERLTAEDDALNQIAREAEARLAAKRAARAEAREIRMKELERQQKEIYQVQKKYYGLDTKWGDIEQWMEDSERYSHRSRRNTSASDEDERMSVGSRGSLRVEERPEKDFTEKGSRSLPGLSAATLASLGGTSSRRGSGDTSISIDTEASIREIKDSLAEVEEKYKKAMVSNAQLDNEKTNFMYQVDTLKDMLLELEEQLAESRRQYEEKSKEFEREKHAHSILQFQFAEVKEALKQREEMLEKHGIILNSEIATNGEMPDTLNSIALQTSTKMTKEELNALQATGDGTLGRANEVEVKNEMVEHEGKREILQNSEQRQHKEDPGENCVDTEVLHPGDNAEDQKTSEDSAPAPGTLVRSENEEQVQSQILENSVSFPADTQQVESSEVINSELVGEIPDPGIGRGSGNALDIENQREECAEEQEKGKQEDLKTNLGEMSTKPCQESAPPQISEAERESSADPSKQSGSPTKAEPEAGLTGLGEQGGSTASGPLSGSEDPGSHHETCLVDALEGPDPSAGQDVEEELASQEVAEPREAPAQSTEAGGENEGEEDEGRNSREVKPTELGGQTSPRSPEAESSPQEVTDPRVEDAESEPLDAKDPNEENDQQGEALDLSQKKTKSKKKKNKKKKSLAPAEIKDVQRELTFQNPDLSEVKEEQGKVTNEKPVVDAQNEVSKTPKQNSVAEGSENSDGPENPEIELDGKLNQDDAAVNTKADGDTLDFEDNLIQSSGTSNKELDEGAVKDEAEEDGRAPSGPPGPENIEVPSCALLEDGSPAKDTNHASQTEGTEGHVMSESLDQTGREFSDSAHLENDGLAATDEAGDFNSESKEEKTGGTGKGRSKEDCTMS
- the LRRFIP1 gene encoding leucine-rich repeat flightless-interacting protein 1 isoform X30, translating into MDMGTQGSGRKRLPNRERLTAEDDALNQIAREAEARLAAKRAARAEAREIRMKELERQQKEVEERPEKDFTEKGSRSLPGLSAATLASLGGTSSRRGSGDTSISIDTEASIREIKDSLAEVEEKYKKAMVSNAQLDNEKTNFMYQVDTLKDMLLELEEQLAESRRQYEEKSKEFEREKHAHSILQFQFAEVKEALKQREEMLEKHGIILNSEIATNGEMPDTLNSIALQTSTKMTKEELNALQATGDGTLGRANEVEVKNEMVEHEGKREILQNSEQRQHKEDPGENCVDTEVLHPGDNAEDQKTSEDSAPAPGTLVRSENEEQVQSQILENSVSFPADTQQVESSEVINSELVGEIPDPGIGRGSGNALDIENQREECAEEQEKGKQEDLKTNLGEMSTKPCQESAPPQISEAERESSADPSKQSGSPTKAEPEAGLTGLGEQGGSTASGPLSGSEDPGSHHETCLVDALEGPDPSAGQDVEEELASQEVAEPREAPAQSTEAGGENEGEEDEGRNSREVKPTELGGQTSPRSPEAESSPQEVTDPRVEDAESEPLDAKDPNEENDQQGEALDLSQKKTKSKKKKNKKKKSLAPAEIKDVQRELTFQNPDLSEVKEEQGKVTNEKPVVDAQNEVSKTPKQNSVAEGSENSDGPENPEIELDGKLNQDDAAVNTKADGDTLDFEDNLIQSSGTSNKELDEGAVKDEAEEDGRAPSGPPGPENIEVPSCALLEDGSPAKDTNHASQTEGTEGHVMSESLDQTGREFSDSAHLENDGLAATDEAGDFNSESKEEKTGGTGKGRSKEDCTMS
- the LRRFIP1 gene encoding leucine-rich repeat flightless-interacting protein 1 isoform X2 translates to MTNPAAAQNQEIDCLSPEAQRLAEARLAAKRAARAEAREIRMKELERQQKEIYQVQKKYYGLDTKWGDIEQWMEDSERYSHRSRRNTSASDEDERMSVGSRGSLRSQPDLEYGGPYAWTNGYDGDLYGSQSLSRRSGRNSSYSGDSRFSTLSSSREDTLGLSCSDLRLRSRGLVPKPLSAQNGNRPSYLYSAARPAGSNRAPMERKAPCPESVFLPQASVSDESSLGGARRGSACSSQALGGQASELSSHFKSSSRASSRASSARASPVVEERPEKDFTEKGSRSLPGLSAATLASLGGTSSRRGSGDTSISIDTEASIREIKELNELKDQIQDVEGKYMQGLKEMKDSLAEVEEKYKKAMVSNAQLDNEKTNFMYQVDTLKDMLLELEEQLAESRRQYEEKSKEFEREKHAHSILQFQFAEVKEALKQREEMLEEIRQLQQKQASYIREISDLQETIEWKDKKIGALERQKEFFDSVRSERDDLREEVVVLREELKKHGIILNSEIATNGEMPDTLNSIALQTSTKMTKEELNALQATGDGTLGRANEVEVKNEMVEHEGKREILQNSEQRQHKEDPGENCVDTEVLHPGDNAEDQKTSEDSAPAPGTLVRSENEEQVQSQILENSVSFPADTQQVESSEVINSELVGEIPDPGIGRGSGNALDIENQREECAEEQEKGKQEDLKTNLGEMSTKPCQESAPPQISEAERESSADPSKQSGSPTKAEPEAGLTGLGEQGGSTASGPLSGSEDPGSHHETCLVDALEGPDPSAGQDVEEELASQEVAEPREAPAQSTEAGGENEGEEDEGRNSREVKPTELGGQTSPRSPEAESSPQEVTDPRVEDAESEPLDAKDPNEENDQQGEALDLSQKKTKSKKKKNKKKKSLAPAEIKDVQRELTFQNPDLSEVKEEQGKVTNEKPVVDAQNEVSKTPKQNSVAEGSENSDGPENPEIELDGKLNQDDAAVNTKADGDTLDFEDNLIQSSGTSNKELDEGAVKDEAEEDGRAPSGPPGPENIEVPSCALLEDGSPAKDTNHASQTEGTEGHVMSESLDQTGREFSDSAHLENDGLAATDEAGDFNSESKEEKTGGTGKGRSKEDCTMS